The following is a genomic window from bacterium.
GCCCGGGAACTCTGGGGGACAACGCTATGCCTTCACCAGTATACCGTCAGGCGTCAACCCTCGCCGACTCCTCGACGGCCGGCCCCGAGTTCCCATCGCCCCGGCGGTGCGGCGCCCGGGGCGGGCTACTCTACGCTGAACAGTGGTCCAGGCGCCGTCTCCTCGCGCAGGACGTCCGCCGTGATCGTGACGTGATGCGGTGTAAACAGAAAGATCTCGTCGCCGACCCGGTGCATGTGCCCGTCGAGCGCGTAGGCGACGCCGCTCAGAAAATCCACGACGCGCCGGCCCAAGTCCTTCTGCGTGTCGCGCAGATTGATCACGATCGGCCGCTGCGTTTTCAGGTAATCCGCAGCGCTCTGCGCCTCGTCGTACGCCCTCGGTTCCAGCACGATGATCTCCATCTGCCGTTGCGTGTGCAGGCTGAAGATCGGCGCGCGGTGCCCCGGCGCATCGCTCTGGGGCGGCCCCCCGTCCTCGTCGTCGGTGAAACCCAAGAAGCTCCACATCCGCTGCATGATCCGGCCCATCGCACTGCCTCCCATCGCTGCTGCGTCTCTGACTGCGTCTCGTGCATCGTCTGCTGCTGCGTCGTCTAGGCGAAGAGCGCCCGTCCCACCCGGACCATCGTCGCGCCTTCTTCTACGGCCACCTCAAAGTCATTCGTCATACCCATCGACAACTCGGTCACTCCGGCGTCCGGATGCGCGTCCCGGATCCGGTCGCGCAACTCCCGGAGCCGACGGAAGTATGGCCGCGCCTCCTCCGCCCGGTCGACAAGCGGCGCCATCCCCATGAATCCGCGCAGCCGCACCCCTGGCAACCCCGCGATCCCGAGCGCCAGCTCCTCGGCTTCGCCGGGCTCGACGCCGTGCTTCGCCGTCTCTCCCGCGATGTTCACCTCGATCAACACGCCGATCGGGTTCGCACCGGCCTTCGCACGCCGGCTGATCTCCTCCGCCAGCGCCCGTGAATCCACCGAGTGAATCATCGTGAACAGCCGCAGCGCTTCTTTCACCTTGTTGCGCTGCAAGCTGCCAATGAGGTGCCACGCCACGCCCGGCACCAGGGGCACTTTGTCGCGCGCTTCCTGCACTCGGTTCTCGCCAAACACCCTCAGGCCGCAGCCGACGGCTTCGCGAATCCGGACGACGTCGACCGTCTTCGTCACCGCCACGAGCAGCACGTCATCCGGCCGCCTGCCGGCGCGCTCCGCCGCGTCCGCGATCCTGGCCCGCACGCCGGCCACATTCGTGGCGATATCAGTCATGGACCGCCCCTGGCGCGCGTCGTATTCGACGGCGCCGCATCTTTCCCTCTCAGCTCACTCGACCAACCGAATGCACCCCGCCAGGCGCCCGGTCACGCCATCCCGACGGTACGAAAAGAACAGATCCGCACGGCACCTCGTGCACTCCGGGCGCATCTCGATCGATGCCTCCGGCACCCCCGCCGCCACGAACTGACGGCGGAGCGCCTCGCGCAGATCGAGGTGCCACCGCTCCGCGCCGCTGCGGCGCGCCGCGGTCGGCCACCACGACGCATGCGCCATCGCCCGCGCGACCGGTCCGTCCACCTCGTAGCAACAGCCGCCAATCGCCGGACCCAGCGCGGCCCGCACCCGGTCGGGTCGGGTGCGGAAGCGTTCGGTCATCGTCTGCAGCAGCGCGGGCGCGATGCCGGCGGCGGTGCCCCGCCACCCCGCGTGCAGCACGCCCACCGCCGGACGGTCGGGGTCGACAACCAGCACCGGCACGCAGTCGGCGGCGTACACGGCGAGCCAGATGCCAGGGGTGTCGGTCACAAGCCCGTCGGACGCGGGGACCGTCGTGCCCGCGGCGCGGGCATCCACCGCGGCGATCCGGTTGCCGTGGACCTGCGCGGCCTCGACGAGGTCGGCGGGCGCCACGCCCCACGCAGCCGCGAAACGGCGCCGGTTCTCCGACACCGCGCGCGCGTCGTCGCCAACGGTAAAGGAAAGATTGAGGCTGGCGAACGCACCCTCGCTGGCGCCGCCCGCGCGGGTCGTGAACGCCGCGCGCGCCCGGCCCGTGTCCTCTACCACGCGCGCCGGCATCAACGGCACGACGGCGGACCGCGGGGTCCCGTCCCCCACCCGGGTTCGCGGACCCAGCTCCGCGGACGTCATGTCACGCGCTCGCGCACCACTGCGCTCGCGTAGTCCAGTACGGCCACCACGATCGCGATCATCCACAGCGCCGTCGCCGCCTGCCGCCACTGCAACAGATTGATGTACTGCTGCAGCACGAAGCCGATGCCGCCCCCGCCGACGAACCCGATCACGGTGCTGAAGCGGACGTTGATGTCCCAGCGGTAGATCGTGAACGCGATGAACTGCGGCACCACCTGCGGCACCACGCCATAGCGGACCACCTGGAGCGTGTCGGCACCCGTCGCCATGATCGCCTCAATCGGCCCCGCGTCGATGCTCTCGATCGCCTCCGAATAGAGTTTCCCCAATGAGGCGATGCTGTGCACGCCGAGCGCAAGCACCCCGGCGAAGGGACCGAGCCCGACCCACACCGTGAAGATGATGGCGAGCACGAGCGCCTCGATCGATCGCATGATGTTGAAGAACGTCCGCGTGAGGCCGTAGACGATC
Proteins encoded in this region:
- a CDS encoding cell division protein SepF is translated as MGRIMQRMWSFLGFTDDEDGGPPQSDAPGHRAPIFSLHTQRQMEIIVLEPRAYDEAQSAADYLKTQRPIVINLRDTQKDLGRRVVDFLSGVAYALDGHMHRVGDEIFLFTPHHVTITADVLREETAPGPLFSVE
- a CDS encoding YggS family pyridoxal phosphate-dependent enzyme, which translates into the protein MTDIATNVAGVRARIADAAERAGRRPDDVLLVAVTKTVDVVRIREAVGCGLRVFGENRVQEARDKVPLVPGVAWHLIGSLQRNKVKEALRLFTMIHSVDSRALAEEISRRAKAGANPIGVLIEVNIAGETAKHGVEPGEAEELALGIAGLPGVRLRGFMGMAPLVDRAEEARPYFRRLRELRDRIRDAHPDAGVTELSMGMTNDFEVAVEEGATMVRVGRALFA
- the pgeF gene encoding peptidoglycan editing factor PgeF — translated: MTSAELGPRTRVGDGTPRSAVVPLMPARVVEDTGRARAAFTTRAGGASEGAFASLNLSFTVGDDARAVSENRRRFAAAWGVAPADLVEAAQVHGNRIAAVDARAAGTTVPASDGLVTDTPGIWLAVYAADCVPVLVVDPDRPAVGVLHAGWRGTAAGIAPALLQTMTERFRTRPDRVRAALGPAIGGCCYEVDGPVARAMAHASWWPTAARRSGAERWHLDLREALRRQFVAAGVPEASIEMRPECTRCRADLFFSYRRDGVTGRLAGCIRLVE